One part of the Brevundimonas subvibrioides ATCC 15264 genome encodes these proteins:
- a CDS encoding prephenate dehydrogenase/arogenate dehydrogenase family protein has product MSRPAAQRPRLGLIGYGAFGRLTARHLSPWFEVLAHDPAATAEEGDAARLTDLATAAACPVVILAVPVEGLAQTLSAIAPDLQEGALILDVGSVKVGPARLMAEHLPAHVQTVGTHPLFGPQSARDGIAGLRIAVCPVRGDRIARRVAAFCRHALKLKVFLVSPEDHDREAAVVQGLTHLISRVLLSMEPLPTRMTTTSFERIMQAVEMVRYDSPAVFRAIERENPYAAGVRDRFFDLAARARADLDDGAAAQASSGPPVGSLGSSGSPAS; this is encoded by the coding sequence GTGAGCCGGCCGGCCGCACAGCGCCCCCGACTGGGCCTGATCGGCTATGGCGCGTTCGGCCGCCTGACCGCCCGGCACCTGTCGCCCTGGTTCGAGGTCCTGGCCCATGATCCGGCCGCTACTGCGGAAGAGGGCGACGCGGCCCGTCTGACCGACCTGGCCACGGCCGCCGCCTGCCCGGTGGTGATCCTCGCCGTCCCGGTGGAGGGGCTGGCGCAGACCCTGTCGGCCATCGCGCCCGACCTGCAGGAGGGCGCGCTGATCCTCGACGTCGGGTCGGTCAAGGTCGGCCCCGCCCGCCTGATGGCCGAACACCTGCCCGCCCACGTCCAGACCGTCGGGACCCACCCCCTGTTCGGGCCGCAGAGCGCGCGCGACGGCATCGCCGGGCTTCGCATCGCCGTCTGCCCGGTGCGGGGCGACCGGATCGCCCGCCGCGTCGCCGCCTTCTGCCGCCATGCCCTGAAGCTGAAGGTGTTCCTCGTCTCGCCGGAGGATCACGACCGCGAGGCGGCCGTCGTCCAGGGGCTGACGCACCTGATCTCGCGCGTCCTGCTGTCGATGGAGCCCCTGCCGACGCGGATGACCACCACCAGCTTCGAGCGGATCATGCAGGCGGTCGAGATGGTCCGCTACGACTCCCCCGCCGTCTTTCGCGCCATCGAACGCGAGAACCCCTATGCCGCCGGGGTCCGCGACCGCTTCTTCGACCTGGCCGCCCGCGCCCGGGCCGACCTCGACGACGGAGCCGCGGCTCAGGCCAGCTCCGGCCCGCCCGTGGGATCCCTTGGATCCAGCGGCAGCCCCGCCTCCTGA
- a CDS encoding dihydroorotase: protein MTQTYDLIVRGGEVVNHAGRGMADVGVRDGRIAFVGDLSQASAGEVVDASGLTVLPGVIDTQVHFREPGLEWKEDLETGSRAAALGGVVAVFEMPNTEPNTTDADTLADKLARARDRMWTDHAFYVGGTHANAAFLGELERLPGCCGIKVFMGASTGDLLIADDDGVRKVLNAVSRRATFHSEDEYRLAERRPLARTGDWTSHPEVRDAESAIMSTRRLVRLAKETGKRIHVLHVSTAEEIEFLAHHKDVATVETTPQHLTLDGDEAYARLKGYAQMNPPIRNAPHIAGLWGGIDQGVVDVLGSDHAPHTKEEKAKPYPASPSGMPGVQTLVPVMLTHVANGRMTLERFVDLTSAGAQRIFNIAGKGRLAEGYDADLTLVDLKAKRTITHDQQASRCGWTPFDGFEATGWPMTTIVRGRVVMSDGDLVGTAHGRPVNFQEALTA from the coding sequence CCTGTCCCAGGCCTCGGCCGGTGAGGTCGTCGATGCCTCGGGCCTGACCGTCCTGCCCGGCGTCATCGACACCCAGGTCCACTTCCGCGAACCGGGTCTGGAGTGGAAGGAAGACCTCGAGACGGGCTCCCGCGCCGCCGCGCTCGGCGGGGTCGTCGCCGTGTTCGAGATGCCCAACACCGAACCCAACACCACTGACGCCGACACCCTGGCCGACAAGCTGGCCCGCGCCCGCGACCGGATGTGGACCGACCATGCCTTCTACGTCGGCGGCACCCACGCCAACGCCGCGTTCCTGGGCGAGCTGGAGCGGCTGCCGGGCTGCTGCGGGATCAAGGTCTTCATGGGGGCCTCCACGGGCGATCTGCTGATCGCCGACGACGACGGGGTGCGAAAGGTGCTGAACGCCGTGTCGCGCCGCGCCACCTTCCATTCCGAGGACGAGTACCGCCTGGCCGAGCGCCGCCCCCTGGCCCGCACGGGCGACTGGACCAGCCACCCCGAGGTCCGCGACGCCGAAAGCGCGATCATGTCGACCCGCCGCCTGGTCCGGCTGGCGAAGGAAACCGGCAAGCGCATCCACGTCCTGCACGTCTCGACCGCCGAGGAGATCGAATTCCTCGCCCACCACAAGGACGTCGCCACCGTCGAGACCACGCCCCAGCACCTGACCCTGGACGGCGACGAGGCCTATGCGCGTCTCAAGGGCTATGCCCAGATGAACCCGCCGATCCGCAACGCACCGCACATCGCCGGCCTGTGGGGCGGCATCGACCAGGGCGTGGTGGACGTGCTCGGCTCGGATCACGCACCGCACACGAAGGAGGAGAAGGCCAAGCCCTATCCCGCCTCGCCGTCGGGCATGCCGGGCGTCCAGACCCTGGTGCCGGTCATGCTGACCCATGTGGCGAACGGCCGGATGACGCTGGAACGCTTCGTCGACCTGACCTCGGCCGGGGCCCAGCGCATCTTCAACATCGCCGGCAAGGGACGTCTCGCCGAGGGATACGACGCCGACCTGACGCTGGTGGATCTGAAGGCGAAGCGCACCATCACCCACGACCAGCAGGCCAGCCGCTGCGGCTGGACGCCCTTCGACGGCTTCGAGGCGACCGGCTGGCCGATGACCACGATCGTGCGCGGCCGCGTGGTCATGTCCGACGGCGACCTGGTCGGCACCGCCCACGGACGCCCGGTCAACTTCCAGGAGGCCCTGACCGCGTGA